The Aequorivita sublithincola DSM 14238 genome window below encodes:
- a CDS encoding efflux RND transporter periplasmic adaptor subunit has translation MKKYIIYVAVLAIGLVLGYVIFGRSAEGSINDKKITDMSENVSHSEEHQMWTCSMHPQIMQPEPGDCPICGMHLIPAETGADGLALNEIKMSENAMALANIQTTIVGNVSGTDDNTMQLSGKILANEEANAVQASYFEGRIEKLNVNFTGEEVRRGQLLATIYAPTLVAAQQELITASNMKESQPALYNAVRNKLKLWKLSESQINQIESSGKVRENFPIYATVSGTVSQKMAEEGDYVKQGQPIVKVSDLGTVWAMFDAYERQISQLKVGQKITVTTNAYPNKEFEATVSFIDPTLNTKSRTVSVRATLNNKEDILKPGMFVTAKVATSQANKMETQITVPATAVMWTGERSLVYVKTDPNEPVFEMRAVTLGTKNGSVYTITDGLSNGEEIVTNGTFTVDAAAQLQGKKSMMNATGGKTMTGHEGHLGMQEDSSRKNTNEANHSQMNERIEVSNKFQNQLKQVFDDYILLKDALVNDNGKRAQQAGKQIDQSLKKVDMKLLSDEKAHNHWMTIQKELKNSANAIENSSDIASQRGHFKHLSAHMISSVELFGVNQKVYLEFCPMADNNKGAYWISLEKEIKNPYYGEDMLTCGEVKATLQ, from the coding sequence ATGAAAAAATACATCATTTACGTCGCAGTTTTAGCTATTGGCTTGGTTTTGGGTTACGTCATTTTTGGACGATCAGCGGAAGGTTCAATAAATGACAAGAAAATAACAGATATGAGCGAAAACGTCAGCCATTCTGAAGAACATCAAATGTGGACCTGTTCAATGCACCCACAGATTATGCAGCCCGAACCTGGCGACTGCCCAATTTGCGGAATGCATTTGATTCCCGCAGAGACAGGGGCAGATGGTCTTGCGTTGAACGAAATTAAAATGTCCGAAAACGCAATGGCTTTGGCGAATATTCAAACCACGATAGTTGGTAACGTTTCAGGGACGGATGATAACACGATGCAACTTTCTGGGAAAATTTTGGCAAATGAAGAGGCAAATGCCGTACAAGCCAGTTATTTTGAAGGCCGAATTGAAAAACTGAATGTCAACTTCACAGGCGAAGAAGTGCGAAGAGGTCAGTTGTTGGCTACAATTTATGCGCCAACACTTGTTGCTGCGCAACAAGAATTGATAACCGCTTCAAATATGAAAGAATCACAACCAGCATTGTACAATGCCGTTCGCAATAAATTGAAATTGTGGAAACTTTCAGAAAGCCAAATAAATCAAATCGAAAGCTCTGGAAAGGTGCGAGAAAACTTTCCAATATATGCTACTGTTTCCGGCACGGTTTCCCAAAAAATGGCAGAAGAAGGTGACTATGTAAAACAAGGCCAGCCTATTGTTAAAGTAAGCGATTTGGGAACTGTTTGGGCCATGTTTGATGCATACGAACGTCAAATTTCACAACTTAAGGTAGGTCAGAAAATAACAGTTACCACAAACGCCTATCCAAATAAGGAATTTGAAGCAACAGTTTCGTTTATAGACCCAACATTGAACACAAAATCCAGGACGGTTTCAGTTCGAGCTACATTGAACAATAAAGAAGATATATTAAAACCAGGAATGTTTGTAACTGCAAAGGTTGCAACGTCGCAAGCAAATAAAATGGAAACGCAAATTACCGTTCCAGCTACAGCAGTTATGTGGACAGGCGAGCGCTCTTTGGTATACGTAAAGACCGATCCCAACGAACCCGTTTTTGAAATGCGTGCAGTAACCTTGGGAACTAAAAACGGGAGCGTTTATACCATTACAGATGGTCTTTCCAACGGCGAAGAAATAGTTACAAACGGAACATTTACAGTTGATGCTGCTGCACAACTGCAAGGTAAAAAAAGTATGATGAACGCAACAGGTGGCAAAACAATGACAGGCCACGAAGGACATCTGGGTATGCAAGAAGATAGTTCCAGAAAAAACACAAATGAAGCCAATCATTCTCAAATGAACGAAAGAATTGAAGTTTCAAACAAATTTCAAAATCAGTTAAAACAGGTTTTTGATGATTATATCCTATTAAAAGATGCTTTGGTAAATGATAATGGCAAGCGCGCTCAACAAGCAGGAAAGCAAATAGACCAATCATTAAAAAAAGTAGATATGAAATTATTATCGGACGAAAAAGCACATAACCATTGGATGACCATTCAGAAAGAACTGAAGAATTCTGCTAATGCTATTGAGAACAGTTCGGATATAGCATCGCAAAGAGGACATTTTAAGCATCTTTCTGCCCATATGATAAGTAGTGTGGAGCTTTTTGGGGTTAACCAAAAGGTTTACCTAGAATTTTGTCCAATGGCCGATAACAATAAGGGTGCTTACTGGATAAGTTTGGAAAAAGAAATAAAAAATCCATATTATGGAGAAGATATGTTAACCTGTGGCGAGGTAAAAGCAACCTTACAATAA
- a CDS encoding nucleotidyl transferase AbiEii/AbiGii toxin family protein — MKTYSINKLLGTKLRALYQRSKGRDLFDLYYSRQNMELDLELF; from the coding sequence ATAAAAACTTATAGTATAAATAAACTTTTAGGAACTAAGCTCAGAGCGTTATATCAAAGAAGTAAAGGACGAGATCTTTTTGACTTGTATTACTCCCGTCAAAATATGGAGCTTGACCTCGAGCTATTTTAA
- a CDS encoding DUF305 domain-containing protein, with product MENSDQHKSKGNYTTFILMLAASFITMYITMYLNTYSIDHVYFSLTRFYMSCLGIASMAGIMWFFMRKMYQNKKKNIAILLGSLILFVGALGLVRAQSPIIGDILWMKAMIPHHSIAILTSQRADIKDPEVRKLADGIIEAQRKEIGEMKAMIKRLEEAK from the coding sequence ATGGAAAATTCAGATCAACACAAAAGCAAGGGCAATTACACAACATTCATTTTGATGCTTGCCGCCTCATTTATCACGATGTACATCACAATGTACCTCAATACATATTCAATTGACCACGTTTATTTCAGTTTAACACGGTTCTACATGAGCTGTTTGGGAATAGCATCAATGGCAGGCATAATGTGGTTTTTTATGAGAAAAATGTATCAAAATAAGAAAAAGAACATTGCTATTTTATTGGGAAGTTTAATCTTGTTTGTAGGCGCACTCGGCTTGGTTAGGGCGCAAAGTCCAATCATTGGTGATATTCTTTGGATGAAAGCAATGATTCCGCATCACTCCATCGCCATTTTAACAAGTCAAAGAGCCGATATAAAAGATCCAGAAGTTAGAAAATTGGCCGATGGAATTATCGAAGCACAGCGTAAAGAAATCGGGGAAATGAAAGCAATGATAAAACGCTTGGAAGAAGCAAAATAA
- a CDS encoding DUF3347 domain-containing protein encodes MKNLKISIAAMLLLAVSFTNAQEKEKMNHEHGDMKIDHSSMKMDKMNPSAEAVLTDYFMLKDALVGDDTKKAAQAGTKLMTSLKAFETKSYTKEEQKELANIIEDATEHAEHISESPIDHQREHFKTLSKDITDMVAITGSKNTLYEQFCPMYDKGSAWLSSSNEVRNPYYGSKMLKCGKVQKTIQ; translated from the coding sequence ATGAAAAATTTAAAAATAAGTATAGCAGCAATGCTATTGTTAGCAGTTTCTTTTACCAACGCACAGGAAAAAGAAAAAATGAACCACGAGCACGGAGATATGAAAATTGACCATAGTTCGATGAAAATGGATAAAATGAATCCATCAGCAGAAGCAGTTCTTACTGATTATTTCATGCTGAAAGATGCATTGGTAGGCGATGATACAAAAAAGGCAGCTCAAGCTGGAACTAAACTAATGACGTCTCTTAAAGCTTTTGAAACGAAAAGCTATACCAAAGAAGAACAAAAAGAACTTGCCAATATCATAGAAGATGCCACCGAACACGCAGAACATATTTCTGAAAGTCCCATAGACCATCAACGTGAGCATTTCAAAACCTTGAGCAAAGATATTACAGATATGGTTGCCATTACAGGGTCAAAAAACACACTTTATGAGCAGTTCTGCCCAATGTATGATAAAGGAAGTGCTTGGTTGAGCTCAAGTAACGAAGTTAGAAACCCATATTACGGTAGTAAAATGCTTAAGTGCGGAAAAGTTCAAAAAACTATTCAATAG
- a CDS encoding RNA polymerase sigma factor, whose protein sequence is MMDKNKPDVFLEVVEKHKGILYKVANSYCQNFEDRKDLIQEIIIQLWKSFENYNEKFKYSTWIYQISLNVAISFYRKENSRKRISNPLVTDIFDFTDTEIAEEKETNLGLLNHLISKLDNLNKALMLLYLEEKNYKEISEIIGITETNVATKISRIKSKLKAEFDQIKNH, encoded by the coding sequence ATGATGGACAAAAATAAACCAGACGTTTTCCTTGAGGTTGTTGAGAAACATAAAGGCATCCTTTACAAAGTAGCGAACTCCTATTGTCAGAATTTTGAAGATAGAAAAGACCTCATTCAAGAAATAATTATCCAGCTGTGGAAATCATTTGAAAACTACAATGAAAAATTCAAGTACTCAACTTGGATATACCAAATCTCATTAAATGTGGCTATTTCATTCTATAGAAAAGAAAACAGCAGAAAACGAATTTCAAATCCGCTGGTTACAGATATTTTCGATTTTACAGATACTGAAATAGCGGAGGAAAAAGAAACCAATTTAGGTTTACTAAACCATCTTATTTCAAAACTTGATAATTTAAACAAAGCCTTAATGTTGCTATATCTAGAGGAAAAAAACTACAAGGAAATTTCAGAAATCATCGGTATTACCGAAACCAATGTTGCAACAAAAATTAGTAGAATTAAAAGTAAATTAAAAGCTGAATTCGATCAAATTAAAAATCATTAA
- a CDS encoding DUF3347 domain-containing protein, with amino-acid sequence MKHLKVTTSVLALAFVGLTAMSCKDGKKEEHSDDAMHSEMSSEEGHHHEEGMEHDEMDESNDSMHSEAQASDAKQVMADYMVLKDALVATDKDAAAQAGKTLESALRGLNISSYTAEQQKKLKDIVADATEHAEHIGKSEMDHQREHFKTLSKDMIDMVAITGADSKMYQMHCPMYDGGSPWLSMEKEVKNPYYGSKMMGCGKMEKEIN; translated from the coding sequence ATGAAACATTTAAAAGTAACAACATCGGTATTGGCTTTGGCCTTTGTAGGTCTTACAGCAATGTCTTGTAAAGACGGTAAAAAGGAAGAACATTCAGACGATGCAATGCATTCTGAAATGTCTTCTGAAGAAGGCCATCATCACGAAGAAGGAATGGAACACGATGAAATGGACGAGTCAAATGACTCGATGCATTCTGAAGCGCAAGCCTCTGACGCCAAACAAGTAATGGCAGATTATATGGTGTTAAAAGACGCATTGGTGGCTACAGATAAGGATGCTGCCGCCCAAGCTGGAAAGACATTGGAAAGTGCCCTTCGAGGTTTAAATATAAGTAGCTACACAGCCGAACAACAAAAAAAGTTGAAAGACATAGTTGCTGATGCAACCGAACACGCAGAACATATAGGCAAAAGCGAAATGGACCATCAACGAGAACATTTCAAAACCTTGAGCAAGGATATGATTGATATGGTTGCCATTACTGGAGCAGATAGTAAAATGTATCAAATGCATTGTCCAATGTATGATGGTGGTAGCCCTTGGTTAAGTATGGAGAAAGAAGTGAAAAATCCTTATTACGGTAGCAAAATGATGGGCTGCGGAAAAATGGAAAAGGAAATTAATTAA
- a CDS encoding heme-binding domain-containing protein: protein MKILKIIALILLVAVIAIQFFPIELNQSDTVPKTDFLLVNTVPETIQKKLEVSCYDCHSNNTEYPWYSKIQPAAWFLEDHIKEGKAELNFNEWDDYSDRRKNSKLKSIINQIKDDEMPLESYTYIHGDAIFSTDEKKEMIQFMEQLRDSL, encoded by the coding sequence ATGAAAATTCTAAAAATCATTGCTCTTATTTTGCTTGTCGCTGTTATAGCAATCCAATTTTTTCCAATTGAATTGAACCAAAGCGATACCGTACCAAAAACAGATTTTCTCTTGGTAAACACCGTTCCGGAAACCATTCAGAAAAAGTTAGAGGTATCCTGCTATGACTGCCATAGCAATAATACAGAGTATCCGTGGTACAGTAAAATTCAGCCAGCAGCTTGGTTTTTAGAAGATCACATCAAAGAAGGTAAAGCCGAATTGAATTTCAACGAATGGGACGATTATTCCGATAGAAGAAAAAACAGCAAGCTAAAATCCATCATCAATCAAATTAAGGATGATGAAATGCCGCTGGAATCCTACACCTACATTCACGGCGACGCTATTTTTTCGACTGATGAAAAAAAGGAGATGATACAATTTATGGAACAATTGAGAGACAGTTTATAA
- a CDS encoding permease, which produces MDNFLKQWGEAAYTTTGFFWMALWAFALGYIISSMIQVFVTEKKMQETMGENEGKGVLLGTFFGFISSSCSFSALASTKSLFKKGASFVSSIAFLLASTNLVIELGIIISIFLGWQFIVGEYVGGILLILISWLLIRLINPNKLIENARKNLKDKNDDDNDESKSWQKKIQSEKGWAKVSRQYGMEWKMVWKDVIVGFTIAGIVAAFVPDSFFQTLFINSGNGNTDFSFFEILEHIIVGPIAAFLTFIGSMGNIPLAALLFGKGVSFAGVMAFIFSDLVVFPILRINAKYYGWKMSLFILFLLFTSLIGASLLLHYSFDLLNILPDPSQVKIQDSEYFKIDYTFFLNLAFLAISGFMLYLGFFKRKDVKHMKQMAPKSQLLENILKYAALVCYVWIAGGLVVKFFMN; this is translated from the coding sequence ATGGACAATTTTCTAAAACAATGGGGCGAGGCAGCCTATACAACCACTGGTTTTTTCTGGATGGCGCTTTGGGCATTTGCCTTGGGTTATATCATAAGTAGTATGATTCAGGTTTTTGTAACCGAGAAGAAAATGCAGGAAACAATGGGCGAAAATGAAGGCAAAGGTGTTTTGCTCGGAACATTTTTCGGTTTTATTAGTAGTTCGTGCAGCTTTTCGGCTTTGGCATCAACGAAATCCCTTTTCAAAAAAGGCGCAAGTTTTGTGTCGTCGATTGCATTTTTGTTGGCTTCGACCAATTTGGTTATCGAGCTGGGTATCATCATTTCTATCTTTCTTGGTTGGCAATTTATTGTTGGCGAATATGTCGGCGGAATTTTATTGATTCTCATTTCGTGGCTATTGATACGATTGATAAACCCAAATAAACTCATAGAAAACGCCCGAAAAAATCTAAAGGATAAGAACGATGATGATAATGACGAATCCAAATCGTGGCAAAAGAAAATACAATCTGAAAAAGGGTGGGCAAAGGTTTCCAGACAATATGGGATGGAATGGAAAATGGTATGGAAGGACGTAATTGTCGGGTTTACTATTGCAGGAATCGTAGCGGCGTTTGTTCCAGATTCTTTCTTTCAAACTTTGTTCATCAATAGCGGTAACGGAAATACTGATTTCAGTTTTTTTGAAATCCTGGAACACATCATTGTCGGGCCTATTGCTGCATTTTTGACCTTTATTGGCTCTATGGGAAATATTCCTTTGGCAGCTTTGTTATTTGGCAAAGGGGTAAGTTTTGCAGGTGTTATGGCTTTCATATTTAGTGATTTGGTCGTTTTTCCAATATTGCGAATCAATGCAAAATATTATGGTTGGAAAATGTCTTTATTCATCTTGTTCTTGTTGTTTACATCGCTCATTGGCGCATCTTTGCTTTTACATTATTCATTTGATTTGTTAAACATTTTGCCTGATCCATCACAAGTTAAAATTCAGGATAGTGAATACTTTAAAATAGATTATACCTTCTTTTTAAACCTTGCATTTTTGGCAATTTCAGGATTTATGCTCTATCTCGGTTTTTTCAAACGGAAAGATGTAAAACATATGAAGCAAATGGCACCCAAAAGTCAATTACTTGAAAATATTTTGAAATATGCCGCTTTGGTGTGCTACGTTTGGATTGCTGGCGGATTGGTTGTAAAATTTTTTATGAACTAA
- a CDS encoding heavy-metal-associated domain-containing protein, which yields MKTLKFKTNINCGGCVSKVTPFLNKQKGVESWEVDTANPDKILTIESDGASEEDIKATLQKVGFKAETVD from the coding sequence ATGAAAACTTTAAAATTTAAAACAAATATCAATTGTGGAGGGTGCGTATCAAAAGTAACCCCTTTTTTAAACAAGCAAAAAGGTGTTGAAAGTTGGGAGGTTGATACCGCCAATCCTGATAAAATTTTGACCATTGAAAGCGATGGTGCTTCAGAAGAAGATATAAAGGCAACATTGCAAAAAGTGGGCTTTAAAGCGGAAACTGTTGATTGA